Proteins encoded by one window of Primulina huaijiensis isolate GDHJ02 chromosome 1, ASM1229523v2, whole genome shotgun sequence:
- the LOC140984171 gene encoding palmitoyl-acyl carrier protein thioesterase, chloroplastic-like — MVAAAATHAFLPVVSPTSDSSGKPLGKFGGSIVASVDGRGNGLSSKSPSLGNLRVRANAQIPPKVNGSKVGVMDGFETDEVTPSSPPRTFINQLPDWSMLLAAITTLFLAAEKQWMMLDWKPKRPDMLVDPFGFGKIVQDSLIYRQNFSIRSYEIGADRTASIETLMNHLQETALNHVKSEGLLDDGFGSTPGMSKNNLIWVVAKMQLLVDRYPVWGDVVQVTTWVAASGKNGMRRDWLVRDTNTGDVLTRASSLWVMMNKETRKLSKIPEEVREEISSYFLEYPPVVDEDSRKFPKLNESTADSIRTGLTPRWNDLDVNQHVNNVKYVGWILESTPSTVLETLELASVTLEYRRECRKDSVLESLTSVVENEVGDLAANSGFIECQHLLRLEDGGEIVKARTDWRPKSYNTIGSSNPLPVESA; from the exons ATGGTGGCCGCTGCAGCAACTCACGCATTCCTTCCAGTAGTGTCCCCAACTTCGGATTCCTCCGGAAAACCATTGGGAAAGTTCGGGGGAAGCATTGTTGCTAGTGTTGATGGTCGTGGAAATGGCCTTAGTTCAAAGTCCCCATCTTTGGGAAATTTAAGGGTTAGGGCCAATGCACAAATCCCTCCCAAAGTTAACGGGTCTAAGGTTGGAGTTATGGATGGTTTTGAGACTGATGAAGTGACCCCATCATCTCCCCCTCGAACATTTATCAATCAATTGCCTGACTGGAGCATGCTCCTTGCTGCCATCACGACACTATTTTTGGCAGCTGAGAAGCAATGGATGATGCTTGATTGGAAACCGAAACGACCTGATATGCTTGTTGATCCTTTTGGTTTTGGGAAAATTGTGCAAGATAGTTTAATCTATCGACAAAACTTCAGTATCAGGTCCTATGAAATAGGAGCTGACCGAACAGCTTCTATAGAGACATTGATGAATCATTTGCAG GAAACAGCTCTTAACCATGTGAAGAGTGAAGGTCTGCTTGATGATGGCTTTGGTTCAACACCAGGGATGAGTAAAAACAATTTGATTTGGGTGGTAGCTAAGATGCAGCTTCTTGTGGATCGTTATCCTGTATG GGGTGATGTTGTTCAAGTCACTACTTGGGTGGCTGCATCTGGTAAGAATGGAATGAGACGGGATTGGCTTGTACGTGACACCAATACAGGTGACGTTCTAACCAGAGCATCCAG TCTGTGGGTGATGATGAATAAAGAGACGAGGAAACTATCTAAAATTCCAGAGGAGGTCCGAGAAGAAATAAGTAGCTATTTTTTGGAATATCCTCCTGTTGTAGATGAGGATAGCAGGAAGTTTCCGAAACTCAATGAAAGCACTGCAGACTCAATTCGTACTGGTTTAACT CCAAGATGGAATGATTTGGATGTGAACCAACATGTGAATAATGTGAAATATGTTGGTTGGATTCTTGAG AGTACCCCGTCCACGGTTTTGGAGACTCTCGAGCTTGCCAGTGTGACTTTGGAGTACAGGAGAGAATGTAGGAAAGACAGTGTTCTGGAGTCCCTCACTTCCGTTGTGGAGAATGAGGTTGGTGACTTGGCAGCAAATTCTGGCTTTATTGAATGCCAGCACTTGCTACGGTTAGAGGACGGTGGTGAAATTGTTAAGGCAAGAACTGACTGGAGGCCTAAATCATATAATACAATTGGAAGCTCGAATCCGCTTCCGGTCGAAAGTGCATAG